One segment of Thermococcus sp. AM4 DNA contains the following:
- a CDS encoding PspC domain-containing protein: MTEGGKKLKRSKTNRMFLGVLGGLAEYLNVDPTILRVIFVVLLVFNPVTMTLLYLLAALVIPEEGEEEKPLSEGIKDIGEEVNRVVSSDDSLIKAVIAVVVVIAALYLITFFLPLMLVLPSRTVVMISIPLGLLLAALVLVLLIKR, translated from the coding sequence ATGACAGAGGGCGGCAAAAAGTTGAAGAGGTCAAAAACGAACAGGATGTTCCTCGGTGTTTTGGGGGGACTGGCGGAGTACCTGAACGTCGATCCAACGATCCTCAGGGTAATCTTCGTGGTTCTGCTCGTGTTCAATCCGGTGACGATGACGCTCCTGTACCTCCTTGCGGCCCTCGTGATACCCGAGGAAGGTGAGGAAGAGAAACCCCTGAGCGAGGGCATCAAGGACATCGGAGAGGAGGTAAACCGCGTTGTGTCGAGTGACGACAGCCTGATAAAGGCCGTCATAGCTGTCGTCGTTGTGATCGCCGCCCTGTACCTCATCACGTTCTTCCTGCCCCTCATGCTCGTCCTTCCCTCCAGGACGGTCGTGATGATCTCGATCCCCCTCGGCCTTCTCCTGGCCGCGCTAGTCCTGGTATTGCTCATCAAGCGGTGA